In one Nicotiana sylvestris chromosome 8, ASM39365v2, whole genome shotgun sequence genomic region, the following are encoded:
- the LOC138875458 gene encoding uncharacterized protein, with translation MDFLSMIEDCGLVDLGFYFPRYTWSNGRGPESIIWKRLDRGMVNDNWLATTISHLASTRSNHNTLIMEMNVRQDTSKNYFKFLNCWVENEGFIPLVQEIWNQEVGGNAMWIFHQKLKAVSNALSKWSRQEYGDIFQKANKYEEKMKLVEKTWAQTNDADDRMNFHEVTAQYKNIGSWKSLF, from the coding sequence ATGGACTTCCTCAGTATGATAGAAGATTGTGGACTTGTAGACCTGGGGTTCTATTTCCCTAGATATACTTGGTCTAATGGCAGAGGTCCAGAATCAATAATTTGGAAAAGATTGGACAGAGGCATGGTAAATGACAATTGGCTAGCTACCACCATTTCACACTTAGCCTCCACTAGGTCTAATCATAATACCCTAATAATGGAGATGAATGTTAGACAGGATACTAGCAAAAATTACTTCAAGTTTCTCAACTGTTGGGTGGAAAATGAAGGCTTCATCCCTTTGGTTCAAGAAATTTGGAATCAGGAAGTCGGAGGTAATGCTATGTGGATCTTCCATCAAAAACTTAAAGCAGTCTCTAATGCTTTAAGTAAATGGTCGAGGCAGGAATATGGGGATATCTTCCAGAAGGCCAATAAATATGAAGAAAAAATGAAGCTGGTAGAAAAGACTTGGGCTCAAACAAATGATGCTGATGACAGAATGAACTTTCATGAGGTAACAGCTCAATACAAAAATATAGGAAGCTGGAAGAGTCTATTCTGA